One region of Paenibacillus polymyxa M1 genomic DNA includes:
- a CDS encoding HPr family phosphocarrier protein yields MQTTFRITDEDGIHARPATALVNTANKFSGAESFAEANGKKVTLKSILGVLSLGLEQGDTINIICEGAEAAEALKALENVIVNEGLGEVHA; encoded by the coding sequence ATGCAAACAACTTTTAGAATCACGGATGAAGACGGTATCCATGCACGTCCTGCAACTGCGCTGGTAAATACAGCTAACAAATTCAGCGGTGCTGAGTCTTTCGCCGAAGCTAACGGTAAAAAAGTAACTTTGAAATCCATTCTGGGTGTATTGTCTCTGGGTCTGGAACAAGGGGATACTATTAACATTATCTGCGAAGGCGCTGAAGCTGCTGAAGCATTGAAAGCTCTTGAAAATGTAATCGTTAACGAAGGGCTGGGCGAAGTTCATGCTTAA
- a CDS encoding iron-containing alcohol dehydrogenase — protein sequence MKAFEFYNPTQLIFGKGQLEALKREVPKYGKRVLLVYGGGSIKRSGLYDNVIKLLGEIGAEVTELAGVEPNPRLSTVHKGVELCKTNQIDLVLAVGGGSVLDCSKAIAVGAKYDGDMWDFAERKSAPQAALPLGTVLTMAATGSEMNAGSVITNEKTQEKLGWGSVHAFPAFSILDPVNTYSLPQNQTVYGIVDMMSHTLEHYFHLESNTPVQLGWCETILRTVIDAAPGLVNDLENYELRETIMYCGTMALNGFLNMGLTGDWATHNIEHAVSAVYDIPHGGGLAILFPNWMKHNLHVKPERFKQLAVNVFHVNPEGKSDEEVALEGIQALRDFWNSIGAPSRLADYDIDASKIDVMADKAVKFGPFGGFNKLNREDVVEIYRASL from the coding sequence ATGAAAGCATTCGAATTTTATAATCCTACACAATTGATCTTTGGTAAAGGACAATTGGAGGCTCTCAAGCGTGAAGTTCCTAAATACGGTAAACGTGTACTGCTTGTATATGGCGGCGGCAGCATTAAGCGCAGCGGTTTGTACGATAATGTAATAAAATTGCTTGGTGAAATTGGTGCAGAGGTAACAGAACTGGCTGGTGTAGAACCGAATCCTCGTTTGTCTACGGTACATAAAGGCGTTGAATTGTGTAAAACAAATCAAATTGATCTTGTACTGGCTGTAGGCGGTGGTAGTGTACTGGATTGCTCCAAAGCTATTGCTGTCGGTGCAAAATATGATGGCGACATGTGGGATTTTGCAGAGCGTAAATCGGCTCCACAAGCAGCCTTGCCATTAGGTACGGTTCTGACCATGGCGGCAACCGGTTCTGAAATGAACGCAGGTTCTGTTATTACAAACGAAAAAACTCAGGAAAAATTGGGATGGGGCAGTGTACATGCGTTTCCTGCGTTTTCCATTCTTGATCCGGTAAACACATACTCTCTGCCACAAAATCAAACGGTTTACGGAATTGTGGATATGATGTCACATACGCTCGAGCATTATTTCCATCTGGAATCCAATACTCCGGTTCAACTGGGCTGGTGTGAAACGATTTTGCGTACGGTCATAGATGCGGCTCCAGGACTGGTTAACGATCTGGAAAACTACGAGCTGCGTGAAACGATTATGTATTGTGGTACGATGGCACTGAACGGCTTCCTGAACATGGGGCTGACAGGTGATTGGGCTACTCACAATATTGAGCATGCTGTGTCTGCTGTTTATGATATTCCGCATGGTGGAGGACTGGCTATTCTGTTCCCGAACTGGATGAAACATAACTTGCATGTGAAGCCTGAACGTTTCAAACAGCTGGCTGTGAATGTGTTTCATGTGAACCCAGAAGGCAAGAGTGACGAAGAAGTAGCGCTGGAAGGTATTCAAGCGTTGCGTGATTTCTGGAACTCGATTGGTGCGCCAAGCCGACTGGCTGATTACGATATTGATGCGTCCAAAATTGATGTAATGGCTGATAAAGCTGTGAAATTCGGACCTTTCGGAGGCTTTAACAAGCTCAATCGCGAAGATGTAGTCGAAATTTACAGAGCATCCCTGTAA
- the glcT gene encoding glucose PTS transporter transcription antiterminator GlcT, whose amino-acid sequence MSSLKVAKALNNNVIIGMHPEHDEVVVIGKGIGFNRKPGDLMPLDSVEKLFILKSHEEQEQYKRLLPELDEKLIEVIGEVLHLVQLQAKKPLNEHILIALTDHIAFSINRHKQGITIHNPFLYETREIYPQEYKMAEQAVALIKDKMDVDLGEDEIGFVALHIYSAMTNQHISEVRKDSRLIADMVQVVETTLDYRIPLQSLDYSRLLTHLRFAIERVRRGEIVQEIYRLDKLLNEEYPEMYMLAWKLTKIMEKRLRKPVYPAEVSYLTMHLQRLSQRKQGEQQTVIKPE is encoded by the coding sequence GTGAGCAGCCTAAAAGTGGCCAAAGCGCTGAATAACAATGTGATTATAGGGATGCATCCCGAGCATGATGAGGTTGTCGTGATTGGAAAAGGAATCGGTTTCAATCGCAAACCCGGCGATTTAATGCCGTTGGATTCAGTTGAAAAATTATTTATATTAAAAAGCCATGAAGAGCAGGAGCAATACAAACGATTGCTTCCTGAGCTGGATGAAAAGCTCATTGAGGTCATCGGTGAGGTGCTTCATCTTGTTCAGCTTCAAGCCAAAAAGCCTCTTAATGAGCATATACTGATTGCTTTAACTGACCATATTGCCTTCTCCATCAACCGTCATAAACAGGGGATTACGATTCATAATCCGTTCTTGTATGAAACTAGGGAAATATATCCTCAGGAATACAAGATGGCTGAGCAGGCTGTTGCTTTGATCAAGGATAAGATGGACGTGGATCTGGGAGAAGATGAAATCGGATTCGTAGCTCTGCATATTTATAGTGCTATGACGAACCAACATATCTCCGAGGTTAGGAAGGATTCTCGTCTGATTGCTGACATGGTTCAGGTCGTCGAGACGACACTCGATTACCGAATTCCTCTCCAATCCCTTGATTATTCCCGTCTGCTGACTCATCTGAGATTTGCGATTGAACGTGTACGACGAGGAGAGATTGTGCAGGAGATTTACCGATTGGACAAGCTTTTGAATGAAGAATATCCAGAAATGTATATGCTGGCCTGGAAACTTACGAAGATTATGGAGAAAAGGCTACGTAAACCGGTGTATCCAGCTGAAGTTAGCTATTTGACGATGCATCTGCAGCGTTTGTCCCAACGCAAGCAGGGAGAGCAACAAACCGTGATAAAGCCCGAATAA
- the ptsG gene encoding glucose-specific PTS transporter subunit IIBC: protein MFKKLFGVLQRVGKALMLPVAILPAAGLLLGIGNMLVNPDFLQYIPALNAGWVQSVATIMMNAGQIVFDNLALLFAVGVAVGLAGGEGVAGLAAIIGYLVMNITLGTAVGVTPGLIAQKIPGYANVLGIPTLQTGVFGGIIIGILAAAMYNRFFKIELPSYLGFFAGKRFVPIATAVSSLIVGLALVLIWPPVQQGLNAVSHFMVYSNPTLSAFLFGVIERALIPFGLHHIWYSPFWFEFGEYVNKAGQTVHGDQQIFFSQLRDGVALTASTFQVGKFPFMMFGLPAAALAMYHEARPEHKKYVAGIMGSAALTSFLTGITEPLEFSFLFVAPLLFAVHCVFAGLSFMTMQILNVKIGMTFSGGFIDFLIFGIIPTRTPWWYVIIVGLILAVIYYFGFRFIIRKFNLKTPGREEATENVDGAASGSSDELPHNILAAFGGSSNIKHLDACITRLRIEVNEKSNVDKARLKQLGASGVLEVGNNVQAIFGTRSDTIKTQMADIMAGRTPAPAPSEPAPQEEKEAGEQKQTIVVEDIVMPVNGELVDISTVPDPVFAERMTGDGFAVVPNDGTIVSPVYGKVFNVFPSKHAVGIQSDGGKEVLVHIGVNTVKLKGQGFDVLVNEGDLVSAGQPIMKVDLEYVKANAKSIVSPVIFTNLPEGSSVTLNKTGVLKAGEDGIITIK, encoded by the coding sequence ATGTTTAAAAAGCTTTTCGGCGTTTTACAGCGTGTCGGTAAAGCGTTAATGCTTCCAGTAGCTATTTTGCCAGCTGCGGGGCTTTTATTGGGTATCGGCAACATGCTGGTCAACCCTGATTTTCTCCAGTACATCCCTGCATTAAATGCGGGCTGGGTTCAATCGGTAGCGACCATCATGATGAATGCCGGACAAATTGTTTTTGATAATCTGGCGCTGTTGTTCGCAGTCGGCGTAGCCGTCGGTCTGGCGGGCGGCGAGGGTGTAGCAGGTTTGGCTGCGATCATCGGTTACCTCGTAATGAACATTACGCTGGGTACAGCTGTGGGAGTCACACCTGGTCTGATTGCTCAAAAAATACCGGGTTATGCGAATGTGTTGGGTATTCCTACACTGCAAACCGGGGTGTTCGGCGGGATTATCATCGGTATACTGGCCGCTGCTATGTACAACCGATTTTTCAAAATCGAGCTTCCTTCGTACCTGGGCTTTTTCGCGGGTAAGCGCTTCGTTCCAATTGCAACGGCAGTATCTTCACTGATTGTTGGACTGGCACTGGTTCTGATCTGGCCTCCAGTTCAGCAAGGGCTTAACGCAGTATCTCACTTTATGGTGTATTCCAACCCGACCTTGTCGGCGTTCCTGTTCGGGGTTATCGAACGTGCGCTCATTCCATTTGGTCTGCATCACATCTGGTACTCACCGTTCTGGTTTGAGTTTGGTGAATATGTTAACAAAGCAGGTCAAACCGTTCACGGTGACCAGCAAATCTTCTTTAGTCAGCTTCGCGACGGCGTGGCACTGACAGCAAGTACGTTCCAAGTAGGTAAATTCCCATTCATGATGTTCGGATTACCGGCTGCAGCACTTGCGATGTATCATGAAGCAAGACCAGAACACAAAAAATATGTAGCAGGTATCATGGGTTCAGCAGCCTTGACTTCGTTCCTGACAGGTATTACGGAGCCACTGGAATTTTCCTTCCTGTTCGTAGCTCCATTGCTGTTTGCAGTACACTGTGTATTTGCAGGTTTGTCATTCATGACGATGCAAATTTTGAATGTTAAAATCGGCATGACGTTCTCTGGTGGATTTATTGACTTCCTGATTTTCGGGATTATTCCAACCCGTACGCCATGGTGGTATGTAATTATCGTCGGTCTGATTTTGGCGGTTATTTACTACTTCGGATTCCGATTCATTATACGGAAATTCAACTTGAAGACACCAGGACGTGAAGAAGCTACAGAAAATGTGGATGGTGCAGCAAGCGGTAGCAGTGATGAGCTTCCACATAACATTTTGGCTGCTTTCGGTGGTTCATCGAATATCAAGCATCTGGATGCATGTATTACACGCCTTCGGATTGAAGTTAATGAGAAATCAAACGTTGACAAAGCTCGTCTGAAACAACTTGGCGCCTCAGGTGTCCTGGAAGTGGGTAACAATGTACAGGCGATCTTCGGTACCCGTTCCGATACAATTAAAACTCAAATGGCTGATATCATGGCAGGTCGTACACCTGCACCTGCGCCTTCAGAACCAGCTCCACAAGAGGAAAAGGAAGCCGGAGAACAAAAGCAAACGATTGTTGTGGAAGATATCGTGATGCCAGTTAACGGCGAATTGGTTGACATTTCGACAGTTCCCGATCCAGTATTTGCAGAACGTATGACAGGTGATGGCTTTGCAGTTGTGCCTAATGATGGAACAATTGTTTCTCCTGTCTATGGTAAAGTATTCAATGTATTCCCAAGCAAGCATGCGGTTGGTATTCAATCCGATGGTGGTAAAGAAGTGCTTGTTCATATCGGGGTGAATACAGTGAAGCTTAAAGGTCAAGGATTTGACGTTTTGGTGAACGAAGGCGATCTTGTGTCAGCTGGCCAACCGATCATGAAAGTAGACCTGGAATATGTGAAAGCCAACGCTAAATCCATCGTCTCACCTGTCATTTTTACCAACCTTCCAGAAGGTTCTTCGGTAACTTTAAACAAAACTGGAGTATTGAAGGCTGGCGAAGATGGTATAATTACGATAAAATAA
- a CDS encoding UDP-glucose--hexose-1-phosphate uridylyltransferase — protein MSERQSVDKDQDRELSRHLAHDIDETVQQSALYAVEQLVAFAQKKGLIGLQDTDYSRNLLLEQFGFSEPYSGGEAGGIIAPEALQPVLNVLIDYGFAIGLIPENTDTYRDLLDSKIMGQLMARPSEVIRDFHQTEAELGIEAATDAFYQLSIDSNYIRMDRVASNVYWNQSTPYGDMEITINLSKPEKSPKEIAMAKLLPPPVYPKCQLCRENVGYAGRVNHPSRQNLRIIPVELNGEPWFFQYSPYVYYNEHCIVFHHDHVPMKLTKDTLRRLLAFTKAFPHYFIGSNADLPIVGGSILTHDHFQGGRHTFPIEKAGVDGVYHNEAFPQVTAGIVNWPMSVIRFTSTDAEALLEAGNAAFEAWKGYSDPSVDVLSHTELEGETIPHNTVTPIVRRDSEGRYQMDLVLRNNRTSEEYPEGIFHPHREMHHIKKENIGLIEVMGLAILPGRLKDELDGIADILCGNDELAVAMQQEEHPLFKHADWIYQLNTRFGRLSDKETAVRIVQNEVGLKFSEILEHAGVYKRNPSGQQAFGRFMKQLGYTLGE, from the coding sequence ATGAGCGAGCGCCAATCCGTAGATAAAGACCAAGACCGGGAACTTTCCCGGCACTTGGCCCATGACATCGACGAAACTGTACAGCAATCGGCTCTATATGCGGTGGAACAACTGGTTGCATTCGCGCAAAAAAAGGGCTTGATCGGTCTGCAAGATACAGATTACAGCCGTAATCTGTTATTAGAGCAGTTCGGGTTTTCGGAGCCTTATTCTGGTGGGGAAGCAGGGGGCATTATTGCCCCCGAAGCTCTCCAGCCTGTGCTTAATGTATTGATAGATTATGGTTTTGCCATAGGGCTTATCCCTGAAAACACGGATACGTATCGTGATTTGCTGGATTCCAAAATCATGGGGCAGCTAATGGCGAGACCGTCTGAAGTCATCCGTGACTTTCATCAAACGGAGGCTGAACTTGGTATAGAAGCGGCTACAGATGCTTTTTATCAATTATCCATTGATTCGAACTACATTCGTATGGATCGGGTAGCCAGCAATGTGTACTGGAATCAGTCAACACCTTACGGAGATATGGAAATTACGATTAATTTGTCCAAGCCAGAAAAGAGTCCTAAGGAAATTGCAATGGCGAAGCTTTTGCCGCCGCCTGTTTATCCCAAATGTCAATTGTGCCGTGAAAACGTTGGATACGCGGGGAGGGTAAATCATCCGTCCCGTCAAAATTTGCGTATCATTCCGGTAGAATTGAATGGGGAACCGTGGTTTTTTCAATATTCACCTTATGTGTATTACAACGAGCATTGCATTGTGTTCCATCATGATCATGTACCCATGAAGCTTACAAAGGATACGCTACGGCGGTTGCTGGCCTTTACGAAAGCGTTTCCGCATTATTTCATTGGCTCTAATGCGGATCTGCCCATTGTCGGAGGGTCGATCCTGACTCATGATCATTTTCAGGGTGGTCGTCATACATTCCCAATTGAAAAAGCGGGTGTGGACGGCGTATACCATAATGAAGCATTTCCGCAGGTTACGGCAGGTATTGTAAACTGGCCAATGTCGGTCATTCGTTTTACGTCAACAGATGCCGAGGCACTGTTGGAGGCGGGGAATGCTGCTTTTGAAGCCTGGAAAGGTTATAGTGATCCATCGGTAGACGTTCTCTCTCATACCGAGCTGGAGGGGGAAACGATTCCGCATAATACAGTAACTCCGATTGTGCGACGGGATTCCGAAGGAAGATATCAGATGGATCTCGTACTGCGCAACAATCGAACGAGTGAAGAGTACCCTGAAGGTATTTTTCATCCCCATCGCGAGATGCATCATATCAAAAAGGAAAATATCGGTCTAATCGAAGTGATGGGGCTTGCCATCTTACCAGGGCGACTCAAGGATGAACTGGATGGAATTGCTGATATTTTGTGTGGGAACGATGAATTGGCTGTGGCTATGCAGCAAGAAGAACATCCACTGTTTAAGCATGCAGACTGGATTTACCAGTTGAATACCCGGTTTGGTCGTCTGTCTGACAAAGAGACGGCTGTCCGTATCGTGCAAAATGAGGTCGGACTGAAATTCAGTGAAATTTTAGAGCACGCAGGAGTGTATAAACGGAATCCATCCGGTCAGCAAGCGTTTGGCCGTTTTATGAAACAATTGGGATATACCTTGGGAGAATAA
- a CDS encoding flotillin family protein translates to MQDIVLVPGIVVIVIVILGIAFWARYKTVGPDEGMIVTGSFLGNKNISEDESGRKIKIVRGGGAFIWPIFQQSEFISLLSHKLDVTTPEVYTEQGVPVIADGVAIIKVGSSIEDVATAAEQFIGKPLEALRGEAQEVLEGHLRAILGSMTVEEVYRNRDRFAQEVQGVAARDLKKMGLQIVSFTIKDVRDKHGYLDALGKPRIAAVKRDAEIAEAEAVRDARIQKARAEQEGQKAELLRDTNIAEAAKEKELKVASFKKEQDTARAEADQAYHIQEARAKQTAVEEQMKVELVRKEREIDIQAKEIQVREKQYDAEVKKKAEADRYAVEQAAEADKSRKMREAESLQYSIETQAKASAEQKRLNGQAEADAERAKGTADADVIRLRGLAEAEAKEKLAEAFQKFGEAAVLDIIVKMLPDLAGRIAEPIASIDKLTVVDTGKGEGATRVSNYVTELMATAPEMLKSVSGIDVEQLIKGLTTGKNGLHSVPSSGDVNKLHNPASVEMALTDKE, encoded by the coding sequence TTGCAAGATATTGTGTTGGTCCCTGGAATTGTTGTCATTGTTATCGTCATATTAGGGATTGCTTTTTGGGCCCGTTACAAAACGGTAGGACCGGATGAAGGAATGATTGTGACAGGTTCTTTTCTGGGAAATAAAAATATTTCCGAGGATGAATCTGGTCGCAAGATTAAAATTGTACGTGGTGGGGGCGCCTTCATTTGGCCTATTTTCCAGCAGTCCGAATTTATCTCTCTGTTGTCTCACAAATTGGACGTAACCACACCGGAAGTATATACAGAGCAAGGAGTGCCCGTGATTGCGGATGGTGTGGCGATTATTAAGGTCGGCAGTTCCATTGAGGATGTAGCCACAGCAGCGGAACAGTTTATCGGAAAGCCACTGGAAGCTCTTAGGGGAGAGGCTCAAGAAGTGCTGGAGGGACATTTGCGGGCAATCCTCGGCTCTATGACAGTAGAGGAAGTATACCGTAATCGGGATCGGTTTGCGCAGGAAGTACAGGGCGTGGCTGCGCGCGATCTGAAAAAGATGGGCTTGCAAATCGTTTCATTCACTATCAAAGACGTACGCGATAAACATGGGTATCTGGATGCGCTCGGTAAGCCGAGAATTGCTGCTGTGAAAAGGGATGCAGAGATTGCAGAAGCCGAGGCAGTGCGGGATGCCCGAATTCAGAAGGCACGAGCAGAACAGGAAGGACAGAAGGCCGAACTGTTGCGGGATACGAATATTGCCGAGGCGGCCAAGGAGAAGGAATTGAAGGTGGCTTCGTTTAAGAAAGAACAGGATACAGCCAGGGCAGAAGCCGATCAGGCTTATCACATTCAGGAGGCCCGTGCTAAGCAGACTGCTGTCGAGGAGCAGATGAAAGTTGAGTTGGTACGTAAGGAACGGGAGATTGATATTCAAGCCAAGGAAATACAGGTACGTGAAAAGCAATATGATGCGGAAGTGAAAAAGAAGGCGGAAGCCGATCGGTATGCAGTAGAACAAGCGGCGGAAGCCGACAAATCGCGTAAAATGCGTGAGGCGGAATCGCTGCAATACTCGATTGAAACACAGGCTAAAGCGTCAGCTGAACAAAAACGTCTAAACGGGCAAGCAGAAGCGGATGCAGAACGGGCCAAAGGTACAGCCGATGCAGATGTCATCCGTTTGCGTGGTCTCGCGGAAGCTGAGGCCAAGGAAAAACTGGCGGAGGCGTTCCAGAAGTTTGGAGAGGCTGCCGTGCTCGATATTATCGTGAAAATGCTGCCGGATCTGGCAGGACGCATTGCCGAACCGATTGCATCCATTGATAAACTAACTGTTGTGGATACGGGTAAAGGGGAAGGAGCAACGCGTGTCAGCAATTATGTCACCGAACTGATGGCGACGGCTCCCGAGATGCTTAAGAGTGTATCCGGTATTGATGTAGAGCAGTTGATCAAGGGACTAACCACTGGAAAAAATGGTCTTCATTCCGTACCGTCCTCCGGTGATGTGAACAAGCTACACAATCCAGCCTCGGTTGAGATGGCACTAACGGATAAAGAATAA